GGCGACCTCCCTGTCCGGGGCAGGAACGAAGCACTGACGAAGCGCTTTTGCCAGCGATGCGAGTTCCTCCCGTCAAGCGCAGTCGGCATTGAGCGGAGCCAGGCACGTCATGATTTCCTTGCAGCACCTCACAAAAACCTACGACGCGAGCGCGAGTGGTGACCACGCCTTGAGGGACGTGTCCTTAGACATCCCCGATGGCGACGTCTTTGGCGTCATAGGCATCTCGGGCGCAGGGAAGTCGACACTCGTTCGCTGCATCAACCTGCTCGAACGCCCCACGTCAGGTCGCATCGTGGTCGATGGGAGCGACGTGACTGAGCTTGAGGGCGCCGAGCTTCGCCGCTATCGCCGCCGCGTGGCCATGATCTTCCAGGACTTTGGCCTGCTTGCCCAGAAGACCGCCCTCGAAAACGTCTGCTTTCCCTTCAAGGCGAGTACAGGACGCGTCACGGCCGACAACCGCAGGCGCGCGTTGGAGCTGCTCGATCAGGTGGGACTCGCCGACAAGGCGTCGTCGTGGCCTGCCCAGCTTTCCGGTGGCCAGCAACAGCGCGTCGCCATCGCCCGCGCGCTCGCCTGCGAACCCGAGTACATCCTCTGTGACGAGGCGACGAGCGCGTTGGATCCTGCGAGCACCGCGTCGGTCCTCTCGCTTCTCAAGCGGATCAACGATACGGCGGGTGTCACCATCGTAATCATCACGCACTCCATGGACGTCGTCCGCCAGGTGTGCAAGAGCGTCGCCGTGCTGTCGCACGGCAAGCTGGTCGAAAGGGGAAGCGTGGACGAGGTCTTCTCGAACCCCCAGAACGAGACCACAAAGGCACTGCTCGGAAGGGTGAGCTGGAATGACTGACGCCATCCTCTCATTCTTGCGAGACTTTGGGACGCTTTTGGGACAGGGCATCGCAGACACCCTGGCGATGCTCTTCGTCTCGACTGCCATTGCCTACGTGTTGGGCATCGCCCTGGGTGTTGTCCTCTACGTAAGCGCGCCGGGCAGCCTAAGGCCCATGCGCGCGCTGTACTCCGTGCTCGGGTGGATCGTCAACATGGCGCGCTCCATCCCGTTCATCATCCTGATCGTCTCGGTCATCCCCATGACCAAGGCCATCGCAGGAACCACGGTCGGCGTCCGGGGCGTCATCTTTCCGCTCGTGCTCTCTGCTGCGCCCTTCGTGGCACGCATGATCGAACAGTCCCTTGCCGAGGTGCCGCACAACTCCATCGAGGCAGCAGAGGCCTGCGGTGCGTCACTTCCGCGCGTCGTGTTCTCGGCACTTCTGCCCGAGGCGTTGCCCTCCATCGTACGCGGCGTGGCAGTCACGCTCATCTCGGTCTTGGGTTACACGGCCATCGCGGGCGCTGTCGGCGCAGGCGGCCTGGGAGACATCGCCATCCGCTATGGCTACTACCGCTACCAAGACGAAGTGATGCTCGTCACCATCGTCCTGCTTATCGCGTTGGTCCAGCTCATCCAGACAAGCTGCGACCTCATCGCCAGGCACATCGATCACAGGTAACCACAAGAATCCGTACAAGCGCATACCCAAATACCCAAGCGAATCATCACCACCATTCTATAGAAAGGAACTGTCATGCCAGACATCACCAGAAGGAGCTTCATCCTTACCGCCGCTGCCGCTTCCTCTGCCATCCTGCTCGGGAGCGCGCTCACGGGCTGTGACTCCACCGGCGCCAATGGCCCGGGGGCTGCTAAGAGGCTCACCGTCGCGGCATCACCCACGCCACATGCCAAGATCCTCAGCGAGTTCGCGGCACCCAAGCTCAAGGACCAGGGCATCGAGCTTACGGTCAAGGAGTACACCGACTATATCATCCCCAACCAGGTCACCAGCTCAGGAGAGGTGGACGTCAACTACTTCCAGCATATCAACTACCTCGATAATTACAACGAGAAGAACGGCACCGACCTCGTGGGCGTCGCCGCCATCCACTATGAGCCGTTCGGCATCTACGCCGGCACGTCATCTGACCTCTTGAGCATCGCAGACGGCGCTCAGATCGCCGTCCCCAACGACCCCACCAACGAGGGTCGCGCGCTGCTGCTCCTGCAGCAGGAGAAGATCATCCGCCTGAGTAATCCCAACGACCTTGAGGCCACGGCGACCAGCGTTGCCGACAACCCCCACAATGTACGGCTCGTCGAGGTCGAGGCAGCCGCCGTCCCACGTCAGCTGCAGGATGTCAACTTTGCCGTGATCAACGGCAACTACGCCATAGAGGCCGGCATGCACGCGTCTGACGCCTTGGCCGTCGAGTCCGCCCAGGGCGTCGCGGTGCAACAGTATGCCAACTACATCGTGACTACGCCCGACAAGAAGGACGACGAACGCATCGCCGCGCTCGTGAAGGTGCTCACCTCGGATGACTTCAAGAAGTATCTCTCAGACGCCTATGGGAAAGACGTGCTGCCGGTCTAAGGCGCAGGGTCGCGACGGAACGCAGGACCGCACGGCAGGCAAAGAAGAGATAGGACCGCAGGATCGCGCCTCGCGGCGTACGGCGTCGTGAGGTGCGATCCTCCATAGGCGCGGCACCCGAGTCGGATGGGCAACCCGACTCGGATGCCCAGGCAAGTGGCCCGCGCAGCGACGACGCCATTTACGTCACCGGCGGCAGGATTACAGGATGTCGATATACTCCCCGGCAAGCACCTTGTTCATGCTTCTCACGGCACAGAACTTCCCGCACATGGAGCAGGTCTCGCTGTGGTCGTCCTCGGGAGCGCGGCTGTCACGTATCGCCCTCGCAACCTTGGGGTCGAGGGCCTCCTTGAACTGTGCGTCCCAGTCAAGGACGCGGCGGGCGTCCGCCATGCGCTCATCGGGCTCCTGCGACCCCGGGATCCCCTTGGCGATGTCTGCCGCATGGGCGGCTATCCTGCTGGCGATGATGCCCTGGCGCACGTCATCCACGTTTGGCAGGGCGAGGTGCTCGGCTGGCGTCACGTAACACAGAAACGCCGCTCCTGCCCAGGCGGCGATGGCGCCCCCGATGGCCGCCGTAATGTGGTCGTAGCCTGGTGCGATGTCAGTCACGAGAGGTCCGAGCACGTAGAAGGGGGCACCCTTGCAGATGGTCTGCTGCACCTTCATATTGGCGGCTATCTGGTCCATCGGCACGTGTCCCGGACCCTCCACCATCACCTGGACGTCCCTGTCCCAGGCGCGCTGCGTCAACTCACCGAGCCTCAGGAGCTCCCCCATCTGGCAGCCGTCCGTGGCATCGGCGAGGCAGCCCGGTCGACACGCGTCGCCGAGGCTTATGGTCACGTCGTGCTCGTGGCAGATCGTAAGAATATCGTCGTAGCGCTCAAGGAAGGGGTTCTCCTCTCCGGTCATGGCCATCCACGCGAACACGAGGCTCCCTCCACGACTCACGACGTTCATCTTGCGCCCTCCCGCGCGAATCTCGTCGATGGTCTTCCTGGTGATGCCGCAGTGCAGGGTAACGAAGTCGACGCCATCCTCTGCGTGCAGGCGGACCACGTCAACGAAGTCGTCGGCGCTGAGCGTGGCGAGATCGCGCTGGTAGTGAATGACCGCGTCGTAGACGGGGACGGTGCCCACCATCGTGGGGCACTCGCGGCAGAGCTTGCGCCTGAAGGGTTGCGTGTCGCCGTGGCTGGAGAGGTCCATAATGGCTTGTGCGCCGAGCTTGACGGCACTTTTGACCTTTTCCATCTCGATGTCGTAGTCTTTGACGTCACGACTGACACCAAGGTTGACGTTGATCTTGGTCCTAAGCATGCTCCCAACGCCGTTTGGGTCCAGGCACGCGTGCGCGTGGTTGGCCGGGATGATCACCTTACCCTCGGCGACCCAGGCGCGAATCTCCTCGACTGTCCGGCGCTCCTTCTTTGCCACTACCTCCATCTGGGGCGTGATAGTGCCCTTGCGAGCCGCTCCCATCTGGGTGTCTAGCTCCTCCATAGCTCCCTTTCCTTTCCGTTATGAATCACGTAAGCGGACGTCAGCCGCCAACCGGTCCCTCGGCGTAGCCGCCCGTAAGGGCAAAGGCGTGGTTCATGGGACCACTTCCCTGCCCGAGGTCGAGCATCGCCAAGAGGGCGTCCGTGACGTAGGACTTGGCGCGGCGGGTGGCCTGCGTAAGGTCGAAGCCCTTGGCGAGGTTCGAGGCGATGGCGCTCGAGAGCGTGCAGCCAGTGCCATGCGTGTTTGGATTGTCGATGCGCCTAGCCCTGAGCCAGTGAGCGCTGCCGCACGACCAGAGCAGGTCGTCGGCATCGGTGTCGCTCAGGCCATGCCCACCCTTGCAGAGCACGGCGCAGCCGAAGCGCGTGGCGATGCCCTCGGCTGCGGCGAGCAGGTCTGCGGCGGTCTTGATACGAAGGCCCGAGAGGACCTCGGCCTCGGGGATATTGGGAGTGATAACGTCCGCGAGCGGGATGAGCCTCTCCTCAAGGACGGCAACGGCGGCATCATCGATGAGCCTCGCCCCGCTCGTCGCGACCATCACGGGGTCAAGGACCACGTTTCTCGCTTCATGACGGCGCAGGCGATCGGCGATGGTAAAGACGAGGGCAGGCGAGCTCACCATGCCAATCTTTACCGCGTCGGGCCTGATGTCCGCAAACACCGCGTCTATCTGCGCCGCCAGAAACTCGGGCGTGACATCCATGATGGCCGTCACGCCCATCGTGTTCTGGGCAGTTAGCGCCGTGATGGCGCTCATGGCAAAGACCCCGTTCAGGGTCATCGTCTTGATGTCCGCCTGGATGCCGGCTCCCCCACTGGAGTCGCTCCCGGCGATGGTCAGCGCTGTTTTCATCTGGTACCTCCCTTGCGTGGGCTCTTCCCGATCGCAGAGACGATGGCCGCACCCTCCTGAAAGCTGCCGAGATAGACGTCGACCGTCGCCCTGATGGCGTCCTGGTCCGCTGCGCTCGCCTCGTCTTGGACTGCACAGGTGGGAAAGCCCGCCTCGTGGGCGCAGCGCAGCGCCAAGAGCGTGTCCTCGACGACGAGCACGTCTTGGGCAGGAAGGCCCAGATGCTCGGCGGCCATGCGGTAGATCTTCGACTGCGCCTTGGTGGTCGCGTAGTCGTCGCAGGAGAGCAGACACTCGAAGCAATCCCAGACGCCCAGGCGCTCGAGGGCGAGACGCCCCAGCGCGGGGTCACCCGCGGTCGTGAGCAGCATGTGCACTTCCGCCTCCCGAAGGCCCAAGACGAACTCTCTTGCACCTAGCTTGAGGTGGACCTCCTCGCGGTAGAAGCCCTCCAAGATGGCAGAGATCCCCTGGCGCACCTGCTCGGGCGACTGAGAGAGGCCGTAGCGCTCCTTCATGTACGCAACTCCCTCGTCGAGGGTCAGCGTAAAGAGTCGCTCTGCAAGGTCTGGGCCAGCCCTCACGCCGATGGAGGCGAGGTAGCGCCCAGCAAGACCGTCCCAGATGCCCGTGGAGTCGAGCAGCGTGCCGTCGATGTCAAAGGCGACCCCGCGAACCTTGCGAACCCCAAAGGCCTCGTGGGCCCCGCGAACGGCGCATACCTCGCGAGCCTCGTGGATCATACGCCCAGCACCTCTCTGATTCTGGCCCTGAGCTCGCGCGTCGCCGCCTCGACGTCCGGCTGGGCAAAGATGGCCGATATGACGGCCACACCACAGATACCCGTTCCCGCAAGCTCCCCCACGTTGGCGGCCGTGATGCCTCCGATGGCGACGACGGGAATGCTGACCGCCTCGCAGATGGCTGAGAGCTCCTCGCGACTGATGACGTCGGCGTCCGCCTTGGAGCCGGTGGGAAAGACAGCTCCCACGCCGAGGTAGTCAGCTCCGGCTCGCTCGGCAGCGCGGGCCTCCCCCACCGTACCTGCCGAGACACCCAGGATCCTGCCCTCGCCGATGTGCCGCCTGACCGCAGCTGCCTCCATATCGCCCTGCCCTACGTGCACGCCGTCCGCCTCGCACGCGAGGGCGAGCGCCACGTCGTCGTCCACCACGAACGGCACGGCCTGGGAGCGGCAGAGTCCTCGCAGCTCACGGGCCTCGACAAGGTACTCATCATGGGGAAGGGCCATGTCGTCCTTCTCACGGACCTGTATGAAGGTCGCACCACCTCGCAGGGCCTCCCTCACACACGAGTCGAGCGTGCGCTCGCCCAGCCAGTGGCGATCCGTCACCGCATAGAGCGCGAGCGAGTGTGCGAGCTTCTCCCTGTCAAGGCGGCCAGCGGGCCCTCCTGCGGCTGCCGCCGTGCCCGAACGCCTATCGAAGCTCATAGCGCGCCTCCCTGTCAAGCTGCTCGCCGTCGATGTTGTAGATGGCGTCGATGATGCGGTTGCGGTAGGTGGCGTTGCCGTCGCCCTCCTGCATGCGAGACCAGCCGACCTCGCCGGCAAGACCCATCAGGCAGACGGCAGCCGCAGCTGCCTCGAGCTTGTCCTTGGGGTTGGCGATAAGATAGGCGCACAGGACTCCCGAGAGCATGCAGCCCGTACCCGTGACCCTGCCCATCTCGGCGCGTCCGTTGCGGATGACATAGCAGGTCTCCTCGTCTGCCACGAGGTCGATCGCCCCCGTGATCGCGACGATGCCTTCCACCTTACGGGCATAGCCCTTGGAGAAGGACACCATCTCGTCGAGCCTGGCGTCGGTCACGGCGTCGGCAGCGCTGGCGTCGACGCCCCGTGTCGTGGCACTGCCGAGGGCCAGAGCCTTGAGCTCGGAGACGTTGCCTCGGATAGCATCGAAGCCGATAGTGTCCACCAGCTCAGATGCGATGCGCGTGCGCAGCTTGCTCGCACCGGCTGCCACGGGGTCGAGCACCCTGACGTGACCGAGCTCGCGCGAGCGCCTGCCTGCGATGCGCATGGCCTCTATCGTCTGGCTGTTGAGGTTGCCTATGTTGATGTTGAGGCCACCGCAGATGGTGGTGATGTCCTCGACGTCCTCGGGCTCGTCGGCCATGATGGGACTCCCGCCGCAGGCGAGCACCGCATTTGCGACGTCGTTGATGGTGACGTAGTTGGTGATGTTATGCACGAGCGGCGTTGTCTTACGTACAGTGCGCA
The DNA window shown above is from Olsenella sp. oral taxon 807 and carries:
- a CDS encoding methionine ABC transporter ATP-binding protein, which produces MISLQHLTKTYDASASGDHALRDVSLDIPDGDVFGVIGISGAGKSTLVRCINLLERPTSGRIVVDGSDVTELEGAELRRYRRRVAMIFQDFGLLAQKTALENVCFPFKASTGRVTADNRRRALELLDQVGLADKASSWPAQLSGGQQQRVAIARALACEPEYILCDEATSALDPASTASVLSLLKRINDTAGVTIVIITHSMDVVRQVCKSVAVLSHGKLVERGSVDEVFSNPQNETTKALLGRVSWND
- a CDS encoding methionine ABC transporter permease — protein: MTDAILSFLRDFGTLLGQGIADTLAMLFVSTAIAYVLGIALGVVLYVSAPGSLRPMRALYSVLGWIVNMARSIPFIILIVSVIPMTKAIAGTTVGVRGVIFPLVLSAAPFVARMIEQSLAEVPHNSIEAAEACGASLPRVVFSALLPEALPSIVRGVAVTLISVLGYTAIAGAVGAGGLGDIAIRYGYYRYQDEVMLVTIVLLIALVQLIQTSCDLIARHIDHR
- a CDS encoding MetQ/NlpA family ABC transporter substrate-binding protein, which gives rise to MPDITRRSFILTAAAASSAILLGSALTGCDSTGANGPGAAKRLTVAASPTPHAKILSEFAAPKLKDQGIELTVKEYTDYIIPNQVTSSGEVDVNYFQHINYLDNYNEKNGTDLVGVAAIHYEPFGIYAGTSSDLLSIADGAQIAVPNDPTNEGRALLLLQQEKIIRLSNPNDLEATATSVADNPHNVRLVEVEAAAVPRQLQDVNFAVINGNYAIEAGMHASDALAVESAQGVAVQQYANYIVTTPDKKDDERIAALVKVLTSDDFKKYLSDAYGKDVLPV
- the thiC gene encoding phosphomethylpyrimidine synthase ThiC, which translates into the protein MEELDTQMGAARKGTITPQMEVVAKKERRTVEEIRAWVAEGKVIIPANHAHACLDPNGVGSMLRTKINVNLGVSRDVKDYDIEMEKVKSAVKLGAQAIMDLSSHGDTQPFRRKLCRECPTMVGTVPVYDAVIHYQRDLATLSADDFVDVVRLHAEDGVDFVTLHCGITRKTIDEIRAGGRKMNVVSRGGSLVFAWMAMTGEENPFLERYDDILTICHEHDVTISLGDACRPGCLADATDGCQMGELLRLGELTQRAWDRDVQVMVEGPGHVPMDQIAANMKVQQTICKGAPFYVLGPLVTDIAPGYDHITAAIGGAIAAWAGAAFLCYVTPAEHLALPNVDDVRQGIIASRIAAHAADIAKGIPGSQEPDERMADARRVLDWDAQFKEALDPKVARAIRDSRAPEDDHSETCSMCGKFCAVRSMNKVLAGEYIDIL
- the thiD gene encoding bifunctional hydroxymethylpyrimidine kinase/phosphomethylpyrimidine kinase, with product MKTALTIAGSDSSGGAGIQADIKTMTLNGVFAMSAITALTAQNTMGVTAIMDVTPEFLAAQIDAVFADIRPDAVKIGMVSSPALVFTIADRLRRHEARNVVLDPVMVATSGARLIDDAAVAVLEERLIPLADVITPNIPEAEVLSGLRIKTAADLLAAAEGIATRFGCAVLCKGGHGLSDTDADDLLWSCGSAHWLRARRIDNPNTHGTGCTLSSAIASNLAKGFDLTQATRRAKSYVTDALLAMLDLGQGSGPMNHAFALTGGYAEGPVGG
- a CDS encoding HAD family phosphatase; the protein is MIHEAREVCAVRGAHEAFGVRKVRGVAFDIDGTLLDSTGIWDGLAGRYLASIGVRAGPDLAERLFTLTLDEGVAYMKERYGLSQSPEQVRQGISAILEGFYREEVHLKLGAREFVLGLREAEVHMLLTTAGDPALGRLALERLGVWDCFECLLSCDDYATTKAQSKIYRMAAEHLGLPAQDVLVVEDTLLALRCAHEAGFPTCAVQDEASAADQDAIRATVDVYLGSFQEGAAIVSAIGKSPRKGGTR
- the thiE gene encoding thiamine phosphate synthase; translated protein: MSFDRRSGTAAAAGGPAGRLDREKLAHSLALYAVTDRHWLGERTLDSCVREALRGGATFIQVREKDDMALPHDEYLVEARELRGLCRSQAVPFVVDDDVALALACEADGVHVGQGDMEAAAVRRHIGEGRILGVSAGTVGEARAAERAGADYLGVGAVFPTGSKADADVISREELSAICEAVSIPVVAIGGITAANVGELAGTGICGVAVISAIFAQPDVEAATRELRARIREVLGV
- the thiM gene encoding hydroxyethylthiazole kinase, which gives rise to MLSDRLRTVRKTTPLVHNITNYVTINDVANAVLACGGSPIMADEPEDVEDITTICGGLNINIGNLNSQTIEAMRIAGRRSRELGHVRVLDPVAAGASKLRTRIASELVDTIGFDAIRGNVSELKALALGSATTRGVDASAADAVTDARLDEMVSFSKGYARKVEGIVAITGAIDLVADEETCYVIRNGRAEMGRVTGTGCMLSGVLCAYLIANPKDKLEAAAAAVCLMGLAGEVGWSRMQEGDGNATYRNRIIDAIYNIDGEQLDREARYELR